The Arachis hypogaea cultivar Tifrunner chromosome 19, arahy.Tifrunner.gnm2.J5K5, whole genome shotgun sequence genome has a window encoding:
- the LOC112776760 gene encoding WRKY transcription factor 23: MEKDNMDLKKTEDAVAFGSSNGYYNNPLLLSSAFDFSCEVEKSSFMELLGVQDYYNNSGAVLDLPQLSKATVFPFTTVNASCDDTAKECSEVLNQKHQPATPNSSSISSASSEAVNDEHNKTVEQDDDDDDDDSEEDEGEEEQQKKTKKELKAKKTKQKRQREPRFAFMTKSEVDHLEDGYRWRKYGQKAVKNSPFPRSYYRCTSASCNVKKRVERSFTDPSVVVTTYEGQHIHPSPVMPRSAIAGVGSPMMPPAVSTANLGSLMPGNYMSHYHQHRHHHQQLLVNTLFSLGIPYNNSNNIDNSSFSQDNGLLQDIVPSHMLKEK, translated from the exons atggagaaGGATAACATGGATTTGAAGAAGACTGAGGATGCTGTTGCTTTTGGATCCTCAAACGGTTATTATAATAATCCGTTGTTATTGTCGAGTGCGTTTGATTTCAGCTGTGAAGTGGAGAAAAGCTCGTTTATGGAGTTGCTGGGAGTGCAGGACTACTATAATAATAGTGGTGCTGTGCTTGATTTGCCACAGTTATCAAAAGCTACAGTTTTTCCTTTTACCACGGTTAACGCTTCTTGTGACGATACTGCTAAAGAGTGTTCTGAAGTGTTGAACCAGAAGCACCAACCTGCAACTCCGAATTCGTCTTCGATTTCGTCAGCGTCGAGTGAAGCTGTCAACGATGAACACAATAAAACTGTAGaacaagatgatgatgatgatgatgatgatagtgaagaagatgaaggagaagaagagcagcAGAAAAAGACTAAGAAAGA GTTGAAGGCAAAGAAGACAAAGCAGAAGAGACAGAGAGAACCGAGATTCGCGTTCATGACGAAAAGCGAGGTCGATCATCTGGAAGACGGTTACAGATGGAGAAAGTACGGTCAAAAGGCTGTCAAAAACAGCCCCTTTCCAAG GAGCTATTATCGTTGCACCAGTGCTTCATGTAATGTAAAGAAGCGTGTGGAGCGGTCATTTACTGATCCAAGCGTTGTGGTAACTACCTATGAAGGCCAACACATACATCCAAGCCCAGTTATGCCTCGTTCAGCCATTGCCGGCGTTGGATCTCCGATGATGCCGCCGGCTGTCTCCACTGCCAACTTGGGTTCTCTCATGCCTGGAAACTACATGTCGCACTATCATCAGCATcgccaccaccaccaacaactaCTAGTGAATACATTGTTCTCCTTGGGCATCCCTTACAACAATAGCAACAATATTGATAACTCTTCTTTTTCTCAAGACAATGGGCTTCTTCAAGATATTGTTCCTTCACACATGCTGAAAGAGAAGTAG